In Georgenia soli, a genomic segment contains:
- the fdhD gene encoding formate dehydrogenase accessory sulfurtransferase FdhD produces MLRVTRRHPVLHLRADGGTRRRADTLAGEEPLEIRLGGVPWSVTMRTPGGDFDLVAGFLVSEGVVWDADQLASLAYGPGVNPDGTPSYNVVDVRLAPGVRGPDPAQARHVYTSSSCGICGTASIEAVARASRFSVEDDPVRVPLPELLALPDRLREGQQVFASTGAVHAAALFSVDDDGAARLLCLREDVGRHNAVDKVVGWALREGRLPLAGTVLQVSGRASFELVQKARMAGVPVLAAVSGPSALSVDLAHEAGMTLVGFSRGDGLNVYAGQEQIVEGPRRTVAGLSAPAGSRHATAQPRGGS; encoded by the coding sequence GTGTTGCGCGTGACCCGGCGGCACCCCGTGCTGCACCTGCGGGCCGACGGCGGCACCCGCCGTCGGGCCGACACCCTCGCGGGCGAGGAGCCCCTGGAGATCCGCCTCGGCGGGGTCCCGTGGAGCGTCACGATGCGCACGCCGGGCGGCGACTTCGACCTCGTCGCGGGGTTCCTCGTGTCCGAGGGCGTCGTGTGGGACGCCGACCAGCTCGCGTCCCTCGCGTACGGACCGGGCGTGAACCCGGACGGCACGCCCAGCTACAACGTCGTCGACGTCCGCCTCGCGCCGGGGGTCCGGGGCCCCGACCCCGCCCAGGCGCGTCACGTCTACACCTCGAGCTCCTGCGGGATCTGCGGCACGGCGTCCATCGAGGCGGTGGCCCGGGCGTCCCGGTTCTCGGTCGAGGACGACCCGGTCCGGGTGCCGCTGCCGGAGCTCCTGGCGCTCCCCGACCGGCTGCGCGAGGGCCAGCAGGTCTTCGCCAGCACGGGCGCGGTGCACGCCGCGGCCCTGTTCTCCGTCGACGACGACGGCGCAGCCCGGCTGCTGTGCCTGCGTGAGGACGTGGGCCGGCACAACGCCGTCGACAAGGTCGTCGGCTGGGCCCTGCGCGAGGGACGGCTGCCGCTCGCCGGCACCGTGCTGCAGGTCTCCGGCCGGGCCTCCTTCGAGCTGGTGCAGAAGGCGCGCATGGCGGGCGTCCCCGTCCTCGCCGCCGTCAGCGGGCCCTCCGCGCTCTCCGTCGACCTGGCGCACGAGGCGGGGATGACGCTCGTCGGGTTCAGCCGGGGCGACGGCCTGAACGTCTACGCGGGCCAGGAGCAGATCGTCGAGGGGCCCCGGCGGACCGTCGCAGGCCTGAGCGCACCGGCCGGGTCCCGGCACGCAACGGCGCAGCCCCGCGGCGGGTCGTAG
- a CDS encoding DUF5709 domain-containing protein produces the protein MSTDNTDVNPSAGPGEDQYVPDDSWQPGEDDVLLDNPSGDVLDEGITAPDDDPLAGLDLTEAGQREGETIDDRLAREEPEVWEDQPADADSSPYAGPGPSGEPAPDGVEETTVGRIVAEPDDDGPEDLPGESQDILAEDVGVDGARFMPEEAAMHVEGEGAVDEGGTIDPDGRS, from the coding sequence ATGAGCACCGACAACACGGATGTGAACCCGTCTGCAGGCCCCGGTGAGGACCAGTACGTCCCCGACGACTCCTGGCAGCCCGGCGAGGACGACGTCCTCCTCGACAACCCCTCCGGCGACGTGCTCGACGAGGGGATCACGGCCCCCGACGACGACCCCCTGGCGGGCCTGGACCTCACCGAGGCCGGCCAGCGCGAGGGCGAGACCATCGACGACCGGCTGGCCCGGGAGGAGCCGGAGGTGTGGGAGGACCAGCCCGCCGACGCGGACTCCTCCCCCTACGCCGGCCCCGGACCGAGCGGTGAGCCCGCGCCGGACGGCGTGGAGGAGACGACCGTGGGCCGCATCGTCGCCGAGCCGGACGACGACGGGCCCGAGGACCTGCCCGGCGAGTCCCAGGACATCCTCGCGGAGGACGTGGGCGTCGACGGCGCCCGCTTCATGCCGGAGGAGGCCGCGATGCACGTCGAGGGCGAGGGGGCGGTTGACGAGGGTGGCACCATCGACCCGGACGGACGGAGCTGA
- the rplM gene encoding 50S ribosomal protein L13 — protein sequence MRTYTPKPGDVTKNWYVIDATDVVLGRLATQVATLLRGKHKPTFAPHVDNGDFVIVINADKVALTGSKRENKLAYRHSGYPGGLKATNYAELLARFPERAVEKAVRGMLPKNTLGRAQLSKLKVYAGAEHPHSAQKPQTFTITQVAQ from the coding sequence GTGCGCACGTACACACCGAAGCCCGGCGACGTCACGAAGAACTGGTACGTCATCGACGCTACCGACGTCGTCCTCGGCCGACTGGCGACCCAGGTCGCCACCCTGCTCCGTGGGAAGCACAAGCCGACCTTCGCCCCGCACGTGGACAACGGCGACTTCGTCATCGTCATCAACGCTGACAAGGTTGCTCTGACCGGAAGCAAGCGCGAGAACAAGCTCGCGTACCGCCACTCCGGCTACCCGGGCGGGCTGAAGGCCACCAACTACGCCGAGCTCCTCGCCCGGTTCCCGGAGCGCGCCGTGGAGAAGGCTGTCCGCGGCATGCTCCCCAAGAACACCCTGGGGCGCGCCCAGCTCAGCAAGCTGAAGGTCTACGCCGGTGCGGAGCACCCGCACAGCGCGCAGAAGCCGCAGACCTTCACCATCACCCAGGTCGCCCAGTAA
- the rpsI gene encoding 30S ribosomal protein S9, with product MAETTSDIELDDENVPSSYTTESEAAGTGQGQSLTAPGHALGRRKEAVARVRLVPGSGEWKINGRSLENYFPNKLHQQLVSSPFTLLDIAGRFDVIARINGGGTSGQAGALRMAIARALNEIDRESNRPALKKAGFLRRDDRSVERKKAGLKKARKAPQYSKR from the coding sequence GTGGCTGAGACCACTTCCGACATCGAGCTGGACGACGAGAACGTCCCCAGCAGCTACACCACCGAGAGCGAGGCCGCGGGGACCGGGCAGGGTCAGTCGCTGACCGCGCCGGGCCATGCCCTCGGTCGCCGCAAGGAGGCGGTCGCCCGGGTGCGTCTCGTCCCCGGCTCCGGCGAGTGGAAGATCAACGGGCGTTCGCTCGAGAACTACTTCCCGAACAAGCTGCACCAGCAGCTCGTGAGCTCGCCGTTCACGCTGCTCGACATCGCCGGCCGCTTCGACGTCATCGCCCGCATCAACGGCGGTGGCACCTCGGGCCAGGCCGGTGCCCTGCGCATGGCCATCGCCCGCGCCCTGAACGAGATCGACCGCGAGTCGAACCGTCCGGCGCTGAAGAAGGCCGGCTTCCTCCGGCGCGACGACCGTTCGGTCGAGCGCAAGAAGGCCGGTCTCAAGAAGGCCCGTAAGGCCCCGCAGTACTCGAAGCGCTGA
- the glmM gene encoding phosphoglucosamine mutase, translating to MARLFGTDGVRGLANRDVTAELALGLGAAAARVVTASGEFSGARPRAVIGRDTRVSGEFLSSALAAGLASAGVDVTEVGVLPTPGIAHLTASTDVDLGVVISASHNAMPDNGIKFFARGGFKLEDAIEDQIQATLDVEWDRPVGADVGRISNDVALADRNYIDHLVAAAGQHLDGVRIAVDCANGAASDIAPLALREAGADVVVINASPDGRNINDACGSTHPEQLQAVTVASEAAFGVAYDGDADRCLAVDHTGALVDGDQIMGLLATAMKETGALVDDTLVVTVMSNLGLLLAMRDAGIRTVQTGVGDRYVLEAMRAGGYTLGGEQSGHIINSHYATTGDGILTSLLLAARVVNTGRSLADLASIVTRMPQVLVNVKGVDKARAADDEGVADAVRRAEATLGDTGRVLLRPSGTEPLVRVMVEAATMDEAEVVAHGLADVVEERLAL from the coding sequence ATGGCTCGACTCTTCGGCACCGACGGCGTGCGGGGCCTCGCCAACCGCGACGTCACCGCAGAGCTCGCCCTCGGCCTCGGCGCGGCGGCCGCCCGCGTGGTCACCGCCTCCGGCGAGTTCTCCGGGGCCCGTCCGCGCGCGGTGATCGGCCGTGACACCCGGGTGTCCGGAGAGTTCCTCTCCTCGGCGCTGGCCGCCGGGCTCGCCAGCGCCGGCGTGGACGTCACCGAGGTCGGCGTGCTGCCCACCCCGGGCATCGCCCACCTGACGGCGAGCACCGACGTCGACCTCGGCGTCGTCATCTCGGCCTCGCACAACGCCATGCCCGACAACGGCATCAAGTTCTTCGCCCGCGGCGGGTTCAAGCTCGAGGACGCGATCGAGGACCAGATCCAGGCGACCCTCGACGTCGAGTGGGACCGCCCCGTGGGGGCCGACGTCGGCCGCATCAGCAACGACGTGGCCCTCGCCGACCGCAACTACATCGACCACCTCGTGGCGGCGGCCGGGCAGCACCTCGACGGCGTGCGCATCGCCGTGGACTGCGCGAACGGCGCGGCCAGCGACATCGCACCGCTCGCGCTGCGGGAGGCCGGGGCCGACGTCGTCGTCATCAACGCCTCGCCCGACGGGCGCAACATCAACGACGCCTGCGGCTCCACGCACCCCGAGCAGCTCCAGGCCGTCACCGTCGCCTCCGAGGCCGCCTTCGGCGTGGCCTACGACGGCGACGCCGACCGCTGCCTCGCCGTCGACCACACCGGTGCGCTGGTCGACGGTGACCAGATCATGGGTCTGCTGGCCACGGCCATGAAGGAGACCGGCGCGCTCGTCGACGACACGCTGGTCGTCACCGTCATGTCCAACCTCGGCCTGCTGCTGGCGATGCGGGACGCCGGGATCAGGACGGTCCAGACGGGCGTCGGCGACCGCTACGTGCTCGAGGCGATGCGCGCCGGCGGCTACACCCTCGGCGGTGAGCAGTCGGGCCACATCATCAACTCCCACTACGCCACGACCGGCGACGGCATCCTCACCTCCCTCCTGCTGGCGGCCCGGGTGGTCAACACCGGCCGGTCGCTCGCGGACCTCGCCTCGATCGTCACCCGGATGCCGCAGGTCCTCGTCAACGTCAAGGGCGTGGACAAGGCGCGGGCGGCCGACGACGAGGGCGTCGCCGACGCCGTCCGACGGGCCGAGGCCACGCTCGGCGACACCGGCCGGGTGCTCCTGCGTCCGTCCGGCACGGAGCCGCTCGTCCGGGTGATGGTCGAGGCCGCCACGATGGACGAGGCGGAGGTCGTCGCCCACGGTCTCGCGGACGTCGTCGAGGAGCGCCTGGCGCTCTGA
- a CDS encoding DedA family protein has protein sequence MELMQAVEAFVLGLAGSPWILLAVAVLATIDGFFPPVPSESIVIAVAALSVNGDAPSLWFLVLAAAVGAFCGDLIAYTIGSKVPVENLRVLRGPRGQASLARAKRALALRGTVYILSARFIPIGRVAVNMTAGAVGYPRKRFIAIAAIAAVVWGGYSTLMGLGAGTYLHEHPLIAVAVGVAGGVVAGILVDRLLSVVQRRWFPDVPPPAVRMHVEGDDDAEDGEEDAARSAEAEERGTTSAA, from the coding sequence ATGGAGCTGATGCAGGCCGTGGAGGCGTTCGTCCTGGGCCTGGCCGGATCCCCGTGGATCCTCCTGGCCGTGGCCGTGCTGGCCACGATCGACGGGTTCTTCCCGCCGGTGCCCAGCGAGTCGATCGTCATCGCGGTCGCGGCGCTCTCCGTCAACGGTGACGCGCCGAGCCTGTGGTTCCTGGTCCTGGCCGCCGCCGTCGGGGCGTTCTGCGGCGACCTGATCGCCTACACCATCGGCTCCAAGGTGCCCGTGGAGAACCTGCGCGTGCTGCGCGGCCCCCGCGGCCAGGCGTCGCTCGCCCGGGCGAAGCGGGCGCTGGCCCTGCGCGGCACCGTCTACATCCTCTCCGCCCGGTTCATCCCCATCGGTCGGGTCGCCGTCAACATGACGGCGGGCGCCGTCGGCTACCCGCGCAAGCGCTTCATCGCGATCGCGGCGATCGCGGCGGTGGTGTGGGGCGGGTACTCGACGCTCATGGGCCTCGGGGCGGGGACCTATCTGCACGAGCACCCGCTGATCGCCGTGGCCGTCGGTGTCGCGGGCGGGGTCGTGGCGGGCATCCTCGTCGACAGGCTCCTCAGCGTGGTGCAGCGGCGCTGGTTCCCCGACGTCCCGCCGCCCGCGGTGCGCATGCACGTCGAGGGCGACGACGACGCGGAGGACGGTGAGGAGGACGCTGCCCGCTCGGCCGAGGCGGAGGAGCGGGGCACCACCAGCGCCGCCTGA
- a CDS encoding twin-arginine translocation signal domain-containing protein, producing the protein MSQRRRGALRACAAACGACGGPPPWSGPASPDRASGGCSARGSAR; encoded by the coding sequence CTGAGCCAGCGCCGTCGGGGTGCCCTCAGAGCTTGCGCAGCCGCATGCGGTGCATGCGGTGGTCCTCCGCCTTGGTCAGGACCAGCGTCGCCCGACCGCGCGTCGGGAGGATGTTCTGCGCGAGGTTCGGCGCGTTGA
- the glmS gene encoding glutamine--fructose-6-phosphate transaminase (isomerizing) — protein sequence MCGIVGYVGPATPSTRPLDVAMEGLARLEYRGYDSAGVALVTPEGLATAKRAGKLANLRGALEEDPLPGATAAIGHTRWATHGGPTDTNAHPHVSEDGSLAVIHNGIIENFAALKAELLADGVTFTSETDTEVVAHLLARTMNGSADLTAAMLSVTARLEGAFTLLAVHADQPGTVVGARRNSPLVVGLGEGENFLGSDVAAFIAFTKEAMEVDQDQVVTLSADGVRVVDAAGAEVHPRRFTVDWDAAAAVKGGFPTFMEKEIHDQPKAVADTLLGRTDGHGNLVLDELRIDEAILRSVDKIIVIACGTAAYAGHVAKYAIEHWCRIPVEVELAHEFRYRDPVVNEKTLVVAISQSGETMDTIMAIRHAREQGAKVLAVVNTHGSTIARESDAVLYTHAGPEVAVASTKAFLAQITACYLLGLYLSQLRGNKYVDEVAGYLEELGKLPAKIQQVIDGEENVKEVARSMKDATSVLFLGRHVGYPVALEGALKLKELAYIHAEGFAAGELKHGPIALIDEGQPVFVIVPTPRRPTLHAKVVSNIQEVRARGARTLVIAEEGDEAVTEFADVVFRVPQTPTLMMPLVTVVPLQIFALALASAKGLDVDQPRNLAKSVTVE from the coding sequence ATGTGTGGAATCGTCGGGTACGTAGGCCCCGCAACCCCCAGCACCCGCCCCCTGGACGTCGCCATGGAGGGCCTGGCCCGCCTGGAGTACCGCGGCTACGACTCGGCCGGCGTCGCGCTCGTCACCCCGGAGGGACTGGCCACCGCCAAGCGGGCCGGCAAGCTCGCCAACCTCCGCGGCGCCCTGGAGGAGGACCCGCTGCCCGGCGCGACCGCCGCGATCGGGCACACCCGCTGGGCCACCCACGGCGGGCCCACGGACACCAACGCCCACCCGCACGTGAGCGAGGACGGCAGCCTCGCCGTCATCCACAACGGCATCATCGAGAACTTCGCCGCCCTCAAGGCCGAGCTCCTCGCCGACGGCGTGACCTTCACCTCGGAGACGGACACCGAGGTCGTCGCCCACCTCCTCGCCCGCACGATGAACGGCTCCGCGGACCTCACCGCCGCGATGCTCTCCGTCACCGCCCGCCTCGAGGGCGCCTTCACGCTGCTGGCGGTCCACGCGGACCAGCCCGGCACCGTCGTCGGGGCGCGCCGCAACTCGCCCCTCGTCGTCGGGCTCGGCGAGGGGGAGAACTTCCTCGGCTCCGACGTCGCCGCCTTCATCGCCTTCACCAAGGAGGCCATGGAGGTCGACCAGGACCAGGTCGTCACCCTCTCCGCCGACGGCGTGCGCGTGGTCGACGCCGCGGGCGCCGAGGTCCACCCCCGCCGCTTCACCGTCGACTGGGACGCCGCCGCGGCCGTCAAGGGCGGGTTCCCGACCTTCATGGAGAAGGAGATCCACGACCAGCCCAAGGCCGTCGCGGACACCCTGCTGGGCCGCACGGACGGGCATGGCAACCTGGTCCTGGACGAGCTGCGCATCGACGAGGCCATCCTGCGCAGCGTCGACAAGATCATCGTCATCGCGTGCGGCACCGCCGCGTACGCCGGGCACGTGGCCAAGTACGCCATCGAGCACTGGTGCCGTATCCCGGTCGAGGTGGAGCTGGCGCACGAGTTCCGCTACCGCGACCCGGTGGTCAACGAGAAGACGCTCGTGGTGGCCATCTCCCAGTCCGGGGAGACCATGGACACGATCATGGCGATCCGCCACGCGCGCGAGCAGGGTGCGAAGGTCCTCGCCGTCGTCAACACCCACGGCTCCACCATCGCCCGCGAGTCCGACGCCGTGCTCTACACGCACGCCGGCCCCGAGGTCGCCGTCGCCTCCACGAAGGCGTTCCTCGCCCAGATCACCGCCTGCTACCTCCTCGGCCTGTACCTGTCCCAGCTGCGGGGCAACAAGTACGTCGACGAGGTCGCCGGCTACCTCGAGGAGCTGGGGAAGCTCCCCGCCAAGATCCAGCAGGTCATCGACGGCGAGGAGAACGTCAAGGAGGTCGCGCGCTCCATGAAGGACGCCACCTCCGTGCTGTTCCTGGGCCGGCACGTCGGCTACCCGGTGGCCCTCGAGGGTGCGCTCAAGCTCAAGGAGCTCGCGTACATCCACGCCGAGGGCTTCGCCGCCGGCGAGCTCAAGCACGGGCCGATCGCCCTGATCGACGAGGGCCAGCCGGTCTTCGTGATCGTGCCGACGCCGCGCCGGCCCACCCTGCACGCCAAGGTCGTCTCCAACATCCAGGAGGTGCGCGCGCGTGGCGCCCGCACCCTGGTCATCGCCGAGGAGGGCGACGAGGCGGTCACCGAGTTCGCCGACGTCGTCTTCCGGGTCCCGCAGACCCCGACGCTGATGATGCCGCTGGTCACCGTGGTGCCGCTGCAGATCTTCGCGCTGGCCCTGGCCTCCGCGAAGGGCCTCGACGTGGACCAGCCGCGCAACCTCGCCAAGTCGGTGACGGTGGAGTGA
- a CDS encoding holo-ACP synthase codes for MIVSVGIDVCDVERFVAELERVPRLRDKIFTAEERDLPDASLAARFAAKEAIAKALGAPAGMRWHDCTVHRIDGGAPVVELRGTVAARAAELGITRWHLSISHDAGIASAMVVAES; via the coding sequence ATGATCGTCTCCGTGGGGATCGACGTCTGCGACGTCGAGCGGTTCGTCGCCGAGCTCGAGCGCGTCCCGCGGCTGCGCGACAAGATCTTCACCGCCGAGGAGCGCGACCTGCCGGACGCCTCCCTCGCGGCCCGTTTCGCGGCCAAGGAGGCCATCGCCAAGGCCCTCGGCGCGCCCGCCGGCATGCGGTGGCACGACTGCACCGTGCACCGCATCGACGGCGGCGCGCCCGTCGTCGAGCTCCGCGGCACCGTGGCGGCACGCGCCGCGGAGCTGGGCATCACCCGCTGGCACCTGTCGATCTCGCACGACGCCGGCATCGCGTCGGCGATGGTGGTCGCCGAGTCCTGA
- a CDS encoding bifunctional ADP-dependent NAD(P)H-hydrate dehydratase/NAD(P)H-hydrate epimerase gives MIRAHSAAAVRAAEEPLLAAGEPLMASAAFALATHVVAELRARGRVAGSVVLLLVGGGNNGGDALFAGTHLVRRGCQVHAALVSDGVHEGGLAAARAAGVRVHRVLDAADPAAAVVDLARRCGVWVDAVTGIGARGPLRGPAAPVVAALAAERSAWPQEPVVVAVDVPSGIGVDDGTVEGPVLPADVTVTMGTAKPGLLLPPAAGLAGRVEVVALGLDGTLAAEPPAACSLTAADVADLWPVPGPDDHKYTRGVLGIAAGSQTYPGAAALATAGALRTGLGMVRYLGPEVPADLVRTLHPEVVTVPGRVQAWVLGSGVDPADAARTAELHEHLSAALAARLPVVLDAGALTLLQEDTRLPDLPATAVLTPHAGELAQLLTACGEETAREDVTAAPARHARLAAEITGATVLLKGPTTVVAAPAGPLFAQQDATPWLATAGAGDVLAGVLGALLAGYGDLIASGTHDGAHLPASLSAAAALVHGRAARIAAGLPPGPGEGRARTGVPITAGDVAAAVPAALRTVLG, from the coding sequence ATGATCCGAGCCCACAGCGCAGCGGCCGTGCGGGCCGCGGAGGAACCGCTCCTGGCCGCCGGCGAGCCGCTCATGGCGTCCGCCGCCTTCGCCCTCGCCACCCACGTCGTCGCGGAGCTGCGCGCCCGCGGCCGGGTCGCCGGGTCCGTGGTGCTGCTGCTCGTCGGCGGCGGCAACAACGGCGGGGACGCCCTGTTCGCCGGCACGCATCTGGTGCGGCGTGGCTGCCAGGTGCACGCCGCGCTGGTCTCCGACGGCGTCCACGAGGGGGGTCTCGCGGCCGCCCGCGCCGCCGGGGTGCGCGTCCACCGCGTCCTCGACGCCGCCGACCCGGCCGCCGCCGTCGTCGACCTCGCCCGCCGCTGCGGGGTGTGGGTGGACGCGGTGACCGGCATCGGTGCCCGGGGTCCGCTGCGCGGGCCGGCCGCCCCGGTGGTCGCCGCGCTCGCCGCCGAGCGGTCGGCGTGGCCCCAGGAGCCCGTGGTCGTGGCGGTGGACGTCCCCAGCGGGATCGGCGTCGACGACGGCACCGTGGAGGGCCCCGTGCTGCCCGCCGACGTCACGGTCACCATGGGCACCGCCAAGCCCGGGCTGCTCCTGCCGCCCGCCGCCGGCCTGGCGGGCCGCGTCGAGGTGGTCGCGCTCGGTCTCGACGGCACCCTCGCGGCCGAGCCGCCCGCCGCGTGCTCCCTCACCGCCGCGGACGTGGCCGACCTGTGGCCCGTGCCCGGCCCCGACGACCACAAGTACACGCGCGGCGTGCTGGGCATCGCGGCCGGGTCGCAGACGTACCCGGGGGCCGCCGCGCTCGCCACCGCCGGCGCCCTGCGCACCGGCCTGGGCATGGTCCGCTACCTCGGCCCGGAGGTGCCTGCCGACCTCGTGCGCACTCTCCATCCCGAGGTGGTCACCGTTCCGGGGCGCGTCCAGGCCTGGGTGCTCGGCTCGGGCGTCGACCCGGCCGACGCCGCCCGCACCGCCGAGCTCCACGAGCACCTCTCGGCGGCGCTGGCCGCGCGCCTGCCGGTGGTCCTGGACGCGGGCGCGCTGACGCTGCTGCAGGAGGACACGCGCCTGCCCGACCTGCCGGCCACCGCCGTCCTCACCCCGCACGCCGGCGAGCTCGCCCAGCTGCTCACCGCGTGCGGGGAGGAAACCGCGCGGGAGGACGTCACCGCCGCCCCGGCCCGGCACGCCCGGCTCGCCGCCGAGATCACCGGAGCGACCGTGCTGCTCAAGGGCCCGACCACCGTGGTCGCCGCTCCCGCCGGGCCCCTGTTCGCCCAGCAGGACGCCACGCCCTGGCTGGCCACCGCCGGCGCGGGGGACGTGCTCGCCGGCGTCCTCGGCGCGCTGCTGGCCGGCTACGGCGACCTGATCGCCTCCGGCACGCACGACGGGGCCCACCTGCCCGCGTCCCTCTCGGCGGCGGCCGCGCTGGTGCACGGGCGGGCCGCCCGGATCGCCGCCGGCCTGCCGCCCGGACCGGGGGAGGGGCGGGCGCGGACGGGCGTCCCGATCACCGCCGGCGACGTGGCGGCGGCCGTCCCGGCGGCGCTGCGCACGGTCCTCGGCTGA